The Temnothorax longispinosus isolate EJ_2023e chromosome 4, Tlon_JGU_v1, whole genome shotgun sequence genome has a window encoding:
- the LOC139811619 gene encoding solute carrier family 35 member E1 homolog — MDDRRNNREVVTVLFLCLLWYVVSSSSNVVGKMLLSEFPYPLTVTMVQLTSITVYSSPFFNLWGVRKYASNITWSYYMRLIVPLALGKFVANVFSHVSIWKVPVSYAHTVKATMPLFTVALSRIILREQQTWKVYLSLVPIVGGVAVATLTELSFNMIGLISALTSTMAFSLQNIYSKKVLHDTGIHHLRLLHILGRLALFMFLPIWIVYDLRSLMYESIIRPSIDISYYILGLLFLDGILNWFQNIIAFSVLSIVTPLTYAVASASKRIFVIGVTLLVLGNPVTWLNIFGMTMAILGVLCYNKAKYDQRIEKQNQTILPKYYNATQNGNSSSFMVNGFAGRHQLYAV, encoded by the exons ATGGACGATAGACGAAATAATCGCGAGGTTGTAACAGTGTTATTTCTGTGCCTCCTATGGTACGTGGTGTCCAGTAGCAGCAATGTCGTCGGCAAGATGTTGCTATCGGAATTCCCATATCCGCTTACGGTGACCATGGTACAATTGACCTCGATCACCGTCTACTCTAGCCCATTCTTCAATTTGTGGGGCGTAAGGAAGTACGCGTCCAACATAACGTGGAGCTACTACATGCGGCTCATCGTGCCCTTAGCCCTGGGCAAGTTTGTCGCGAATGTGTTCAGCCACGTCAGCATTTGGAAAGTACCCGTCTCTTACGCTCACACTG TGAAGGCTACAATGCCTCTTTTCACGGTGGCTCTATCAAGAATAATACTTCGGGAGCAGCAAACGTGGAAAGTGTATTTGAGCCTTGTGCCAATAGTCGGCGGCGTAGCCGTGGCCACACTGACGGAGCTTAGTTTCAACATGATCGGCTTGATAAGCGCCTTAACATCCACTATGGCGTTTTCCttgcaaaatatttactcAAAAAAG GTGCTACATGACACAGGAATACATCACTTGCGGCTACTGCATATACTCGGCCGTCTAGCTCTATTCATGTTCTTACCAATTTGGATTGTGTACGATTTACGCAGCTTGATGTACGAATCGATTATAAGACCGTCCATAGATATaagctattatatattagGGTTATTATTTCTAGATGGTATACTTAATTGGTTTCAAAACATTATTGCGTTTTCCGTATTGTCAATCGTGACCCCTCTAACATACGCAGTGGCAAGCGCTAGCAAGCGCATATTTGTGATAGGAGTAACATTACTCGTACTTGGCAATCCAGTTACTTGGCTTAATATATTTGGTATGACCATGGCCATCTTAGGGGTATTATGTTACAATAAGGCTAAGTACGATCAGAGAATAGAGAAGCAGAACCAAACGATTCttccaaaatattataatgctaCACAGAACGGTAATAGCAGTTCCTTTATGGTAAATGGATTTGCCGGTAGACATCAATTATATGCAGTCTAG
- the Grip gene encoding glutamate receptor-interacting protein 2 isoform X2, whose product MRMFSSLRLATMRSHKSRARPGSVATSASSDSTRTEETLTQTQYHPHSFLLPDDQETNIIGALSPLSGVSSKVAQVRVEREDGSLGVTLRGGMSRALVVTGVKADGPAAKEGRVRPGDRLLAVDDTELRGLTLAEAQRALRRSSDTPIASLTIEYDVANMEEARAATSGPLLVQLERGLSGELGLTVRETSNGVYIDSLRPASTADRCGALQAGDRLLAVDDTPVQDAITAAKLLRNNSESCRIARLQILPRPPSARTVKRKAQPQAQQNSNQTLQMKESLTLVLRPDHRGFGLALKLAEDHVNYIVSLLEAGGPAERSGILLPGDKAIAINRRMLRDLQPSEVINILETSQMIELVIEYKVGGSVVPSSGIFTVRVARPLGGQPDLGLTVNEDLVITEVRRGSLAYRTGSLASGDRLLAIDGQKLDPGDLRDYCTEPSIRSDTVQAQFPNGALRSGRESLPSVDSAVDSWGELGDSSGTMPEILRLWDTASTDSGQLDLSIPSYPGAQERNSGSNRSQQIVHVSLHKDPVYEDFGFSVSDGLYERGVYINRLRPGGPCDGILRPYDRILRVNETSTEDCDCCLAVPLIAAAGLCLDLTVARPLSSQNIVKTL is encoded by the exons ATGAGGATGTTCAGTTCGTTGAGGCTGGCAACGATGCGCTCGCACAAAAGCCGAGCTAGGCCCGGAAGCGTCGCCACATCCGCGAGTTCAGACTCAACGAGAACGGAGGAGACGCTCACGCAGACCCAGTACCATCCTCACAGCTTTTTACTGCCGGATGACCAAGAGACGAATATTATCGGCGCGTTATCGCCGCTTTCCGGCGTCTCGTCGAAGGTCGCGCAGGTACGAGTGGAGCGCGAAGACGGTAGCCTCGGTGTAACCCTCCGTGGAGGGATGTCGAGGGCTTTGGTGGTGACGGGGGTGAAAGCGGACGGTCCGGCCGCCAAAGAGGGTAGAGTCAGGCCCGGTGACCGGTTGCTAGCGGTGGACGACACCGAGTTGCGGGGACTCACCTTGGCGGAAGCGCAACGCGCGCTTAGAAGGAGCTCAGACACTCCGATTGCGTCTCTTACCATCGAGTATGACGTCGCGAACATGGAGGAGGCACGGGCGGCTACTTCGGGTCCGTTGCTCGTTCAATTGGAACGTGGCCTCTcag GAGAGCTTGGTTTAACTGTAAGAGAGACATCAAATGGAGTCTACATCGACAGCCTTCGTCCGGCGAGTACGGCGGATCGGTGTGGTGCATTGCAGGCAGGGGATCGACTGTTAGCTGTGGACGACACGCCTGTTCAGGATGCAATAACCGCCGCCAAACTGCTTAGAAATAATTCTGAAAGTTGTCGCATTGCTAGACTGCAGATATTACCGCGACCACCTAGTGCGAGAACGGTCAAAAGGAAGGCGCAGCCACAGGCCCAGCAAAACTCAAATCAGACTTTGCAGATGAAAGAGAGCTTGACGCTCGTTCTACGGCCGGATCATCGGGGTTTCGGTCTTGCCCTCAAATTGGCCGAAGATCACGTGAATTATATAGTGAGCCTGCTGGAAGCTGGTGGTCCGGCGGAACGGAGCGGTATCCTTTTGCCTGGCGACAAGGCCATCGCGATCAACCGGAGAATGTTACGCGATTTACAACCGTCAGAAGTAATCAATATATTAGAGACATCGCAGATG ATCGAGTTGGTGATAGAATACAAAGTGGGTGGATCTGTAGTGCCGAGTTCCGGAATCTTCACGGTGAGAGTGGCTAGGCCATTAGGCGGCCAGCCTGATCTGGGTCTCACAGTAAACGAAGATCTAGTAATCACAGAGGTCCGCCGAGGATCGCTCGCTTATCGAACTGGCAGTTTAGCGTCTGGAGACAGGTTGCTTGCAATAGATGGGCAGAAACTGGATCCCGGAGACTTGAG AGATTATTGCACAGAGCCCAGCATAAGAAGCGATACAGTCCAGGCGCAATTTCCGAATGGTGCGTTACGTTCAGGCAGAGAGAGTCTTCCTAGCGTGGACAGCGCAGTGGATTCTTGGGGTGAGCTGGGAGACAGTAGTGGTACCATGCCGGAAATATTGAGACTTTGGGATACCGCCTCTACGGACAGTGGACAATTAGATTTATCAATACCATCTTATCCGgg GGCACAAGAACGCAACAGTGGTTCTAACAGGTCTCAACAAATAGTACATGTGTCACTTCATAAAGACCCAGTCTATGAAGATTTTGGCTTCTCGGTATCGGATGGCCTTTATGAACGTGGCGTTTACATAAATCGTTTGCGACCTGGGGGACCATGCGATGGCATTTTGCGGCCGTACGACAGAATTCTCCGAGTAAATGAAACTAGCACGGAAGACTGCGATTGTTGTTTGGCGGTTCCGCTTATTGCAGCAGCGGGACTGTGTTTAGATCTAACGGTAGCGAGACCATTATCTTCGCAAAACATCGTGAAAACTTTGTAG
- the Grip gene encoding glutamate receptor-interacting protein 2 isoform X1 — MRMFSSLRLATMRSHKSRARPGSVATSASSDSTRTEETLTQTQYHPHSFLLPDDQETNIIGALSPLSGVSSKVAQVRVEREDGSLGVTLRGGMSRALVVTGVKADGPAAKEGRVRPGDRLLAVDDTELRGLTLAEAQRALRRSSDTPIASLTIEYDVANMEEARAATSGPLLVQLERGLSGELGLTVRETSNGVYIDSLRPASTADRCGALQAGDRLLAVDDTPVQDAITAAKLLRNNSESCRIARLQILPRPPSARTVKRKAQPQAQQNSNQTLQMKESLTLVLRPDHRGFGLALKLAEDHVNYIVSLLEAGGPAERSGILLPGDKAIAINRRMLRDLQPSEVINILETSQMIELVIEYKVGGSVVPSSGIFTVRVARPLGGQPDLGLTVNEDLVITEVRRGSLAYRTGSLASGDRLLAIDGQKLDPGDLRQAAQLLHRPGGSVVALTIRKPDPNTEIRDYCTEPSIRSDTVQAQFPNGALRSGRESLPSVDSAVDSWGELGDSSGTMPEILRLWDTASTDSGQLDLSIPSYPGAQERNSGSNRSQQIVHVSLHKDPVYEDFGFSVSDGLYERGVYINRLRPGGPCDGILRPYDRILRVNETSTEDCDCCLAVPLIAAAGLCLDLTVARPLSSQNIVKTL; from the exons ATGAGGATGTTCAGTTCGTTGAGGCTGGCAACGATGCGCTCGCACAAAAGCCGAGCTAGGCCCGGAAGCGTCGCCACATCCGCGAGTTCAGACTCAACGAGAACGGAGGAGACGCTCACGCAGACCCAGTACCATCCTCACAGCTTTTTACTGCCGGATGACCAAGAGACGAATATTATCGGCGCGTTATCGCCGCTTTCCGGCGTCTCGTCGAAGGTCGCGCAGGTACGAGTGGAGCGCGAAGACGGTAGCCTCGGTGTAACCCTCCGTGGAGGGATGTCGAGGGCTTTGGTGGTGACGGGGGTGAAAGCGGACGGTCCGGCCGCCAAAGAGGGTAGAGTCAGGCCCGGTGACCGGTTGCTAGCGGTGGACGACACCGAGTTGCGGGGACTCACCTTGGCGGAAGCGCAACGCGCGCTTAGAAGGAGCTCAGACACTCCGATTGCGTCTCTTACCATCGAGTATGACGTCGCGAACATGGAGGAGGCACGGGCGGCTACTTCGGGTCCGTTGCTCGTTCAATTGGAACGTGGCCTCTcag GAGAGCTTGGTTTAACTGTAAGAGAGACATCAAATGGAGTCTACATCGACAGCCTTCGTCCGGCGAGTACGGCGGATCGGTGTGGTGCATTGCAGGCAGGGGATCGACTGTTAGCTGTGGACGACACGCCTGTTCAGGATGCAATAACCGCCGCCAAACTGCTTAGAAATAATTCTGAAAGTTGTCGCATTGCTAGACTGCAGATATTACCGCGACCACCTAGTGCGAGAACGGTCAAAAGGAAGGCGCAGCCACAGGCCCAGCAAAACTCAAATCAGACTTTGCAGATGAAAGAGAGCTTGACGCTCGTTCTACGGCCGGATCATCGGGGTTTCGGTCTTGCCCTCAAATTGGCCGAAGATCACGTGAATTATATAGTGAGCCTGCTGGAAGCTGGTGGTCCGGCGGAACGGAGCGGTATCCTTTTGCCTGGCGACAAGGCCATCGCGATCAACCGGAGAATGTTACGCGATTTACAACCGTCAGAAGTAATCAATATATTAGAGACATCGCAGATG ATCGAGTTGGTGATAGAATACAAAGTGGGTGGATCTGTAGTGCCGAGTTCCGGAATCTTCACGGTGAGAGTGGCTAGGCCATTAGGCGGCCAGCCTGATCTGGGTCTCACAGTAAACGAAGATCTAGTAATCACAGAGGTCCGCCGAGGATCGCTCGCTTATCGAACTGGCAGTTTAGCGTCTGGAGACAGGTTGCTTGCAATAGATGGGCAGAAACTGGATCCCGGAGACTTGAGGCAAGCCGCTCAATTGTTGCATCGGCCCGGCGGATCAGTAGTTGCTTTAACTATTAGAAAGCCGGATCCTAATACGGAAATAAG AGATTATTGCACAGAGCCCAGCATAAGAAGCGATACAGTCCAGGCGCAATTTCCGAATGGTGCGTTACGTTCAGGCAGAGAGAGTCTTCCTAGCGTGGACAGCGCAGTGGATTCTTGGGGTGAGCTGGGAGACAGTAGTGGTACCATGCCGGAAATATTGAGACTTTGGGATACCGCCTCTACGGACAGTGGACAATTAGATTTATCAATACCATCTTATCCGgg GGCACAAGAACGCAACAGTGGTTCTAACAGGTCTCAACAAATAGTACATGTGTCACTTCATAAAGACCCAGTCTATGAAGATTTTGGCTTCTCGGTATCGGATGGCCTTTATGAACGTGGCGTTTACATAAATCGTTTGCGACCTGGGGGACCATGCGATGGCATTTTGCGGCCGTACGACAGAATTCTCCGAGTAAATGAAACTAGCACGGAAGACTGCGATTGTTGTTTGGCGGTTCCGCTTATTGCAGCAGCGGGACTGTGTTTAGATCTAACGGTAGCGAGACCATTATCTTCGCAAAACATCGTGAAAACTTTGTAG